A window of Pirellula sp. SH-Sr6A contains these coding sequences:
- a CDS encoding DUF4279 domain-containing protein: MTSQYAYFQVTGCGDPGVVTKAVGIDPSSCNSSAEINPKTKCPWGVMKWRLDSGEPDDASVQQHVDSILLWLNRRPSAVKELCDEYDLTLHICCRASDTFGMHLTRDQTRLLGQLGIAIDYDGYVDDRKTIECEL; this comes from the coding sequence ATGACCTCACAATACGCATACTTTCAGGTGACAGGATGTGGAGATCCAGGAGTCGTTACAAAAGCGGTGGGGATCGATCCGTCGAGTTGTAACTCCTCAGCAGAAATCAATCCGAAAACAAAATGCCCGTGGGGTGTCATGAAATGGCGTTTGGACAGCGGCGAACCTGACGATGCTTCTGTCCAACAGCATGTTGATTCAATATTGCTTTGGCTTAACCGACGACCAAGTGCTGTAAAAGAGCTTTGCGACGAATATGATTTGACTTTGCATATTTGCTGCCGGGCATCGGATACCTTTGGAATGCATTTAACGCGTGACCAAACTCGGCTATTAGGTCAACTCGGAATCGCGATTGACTATGATGGGTATGTCGACGATCGTAAGACGATCGAATGTGAACTATGA
- a CDS encoding SHOCT domain-containing protein, with the protein MSISDELQKLDELRRNGALSFDEFEIAKRLVLQGSEDSVRSDHLEEIKVQNELAQLDREWELERENYMVAGRYGHKYIPGKASSAFGGLFVVGFGVIWTVIAATVTRIGGAGVFSIFPLFGVLFVLFGAGMSFMAFVKAGQYEEAHERYQRRRRELQSKNQKTS; encoded by the coding sequence ATGAGTATCTCCGACGAGCTGCAAAAGCTGGATGAGCTTCGACGAAATGGTGCCCTTTCCTTCGATGAATTCGAGATTGCTAAACGGTTGGTGCTCCAAGGATCGGAGGACTCCGTACGGTCTGATCACCTTGAAGAAATCAAGGTTCAAAATGAACTTGCCCAGCTCGATCGTGAATGGGAGTTGGAGCGAGAGAACTACATGGTGGCTGGAAGGTATGGCCACAAATACATACCAGGAAAGGCCAGTAGCGCTTTTGGAGGATTGTTTGTCGTTGGATTTGGCGTCATCTGGACGGTGATAGCTGCGACCGTGACAAGAATCGGTGGGGCCGGAGTCTTCAGCATCTTTCCTCTATTCGGTGTCTTGTTCGTCCTTTTCGGTGCGGGCATGAGTTTTATGGCCTTTGTCAAAGCGGGGCAATATGAAGAGGCTCACGAGCGATATCAGCGTCGTCGTCGGGAGCTCCAGAGCAAGAATCAAAAGACATCATGA
- a CDS encoding MIP/aquaporin family protein yields the protein MDLWQRLVAECFGTYSLVLAGTGAIVINHVSHGQITHVGIAITFGLIVLALIYAIGEISGCHLNPAVTAGLFLSGRFGRGLVVPYMLSQIAGACLASLTMRALFPDHRTLGATLPSGSILQSFVLELNLTLLLMFVILCVTRKESPNGMIAGIAIGSVIALEAMFAGPISGASMNPARSIGPALITMNLTSLWVYIIAPCIGSALAVPLYGFVYHAKFRAHPEKKRPI from the coding sequence ATGGATTTGTGGCAAAGGTTGGTGGCGGAGTGCTTTGGAACCTACTCGCTGGTTCTCGCTGGAACGGGCGCTATCGTGATCAATCATGTGAGCCATGGGCAGATCACCCACGTTGGGATCGCCATCACATTTGGGTTGATTGTGCTCGCGTTGATCTATGCGATTGGAGAAATCTCCGGTTGTCACTTGAACCCTGCAGTGACGGCTGGTTTGTTTCTCTCCGGTCGCTTCGGGAGGGGGCTGGTTGTTCCGTATATGTTGAGTCAGATCGCAGGTGCATGTCTGGCGAGCCTTACGATGCGAGCTCTGTTCCCGGATCATCGGACGCTTGGAGCAACACTGCCGAGTGGTTCTATACTCCAGTCGTTTGTTCTGGAGTTGAATCTGACGCTCCTGTTGATGTTCGTCATACTTTGTGTGACAAGAAAAGAGAGTCCCAACGGGATGATAGCTGGGATCGCCATTGGTTCGGTGATTGCGTTGGAGGCGATGTTTGCAGGTCCGATCAGTGGTGCTTCCATGAATCCGGCTCGCTCGATCGGTCCGGCATTGATCACCATGAATCTGACGTCATTGTGGGTGTACATCATTGCCCCGTGTATCGGTTCCGCTCTCGCGGTGCCCCTTTATGGTTTCGTGTACCACGCCAAGTTTAGGGCTCATCCGGAGAAGAAGAGGCCCATCTGA
- a CDS encoding deoxyhypusine synthase family protein, translated as MSISAFMEKHYRHFNARETLAAAKSYRQFMDQGGAMMVSLAGAMSTAELGVSLAEMIRSGKVHAVSCTAANLEEDLFNLFAHNEYKVIENWRALTAQDELALLQSGYNRVTDTCIPETVMKHMQSRLVKYWKEASEKGESYFPYEYMFKILDEPDLKQHYQIPIEHSWMMAAKEMGIPVFSPGIEDSTLGNMFAARVIDGTVKSHHALKSGTEQMQHLVEWYRGIATDRKVGFFQIGGGIAGDFAICAVPLLIQDLEEEINRWAYFCQISDAETSYGGYSGAVPNEKITWNKLTVEAPKYMIHSDACIVAPLIFAYVLGQ; from the coding sequence ATGAGTATTTCCGCCTTCATGGAAAAACACTACCGGCACTTCAACGCACGAGAGACACTGGCTGCCGCGAAGAGCTACCGACAGTTCATGGACCAAGGCGGGGCGATGATGGTCTCGCTGGCGGGAGCCATGAGCACCGCAGAACTAGGGGTCTCGCTCGCGGAAATGATACGCTCGGGAAAAGTCCACGCAGTGTCATGCACAGCGGCAAACCTTGAAGAAGATCTCTTCAATTTGTTTGCTCACAATGAATACAAGGTCATCGAGAATTGGCGAGCGCTCACCGCTCAAGACGAATTGGCTCTGCTACAGTCCGGGTACAATCGGGTTACCGATACCTGCATCCCCGAGACGGTCATGAAGCATATGCAAAGCCGACTGGTCAAGTATTGGAAAGAGGCCTCGGAGAAAGGGGAGAGCTACTTTCCCTACGAGTACATGTTCAAAATTCTCGATGAACCGGATCTGAAGCAGCATTACCAGATCCCCATCGAACACTCGTGGATGATGGCCGCCAAAGAAATGGGGATCCCCGTCTTTTCTCCTGGAATCGAAGACAGCACCCTCGGTAACATGTTCGCGGCTCGCGTCATCGATGGCACGGTCAAGTCGCATCATGCCCTCAAAAGCGGCACCGAACAGATGCAGCACCTCGTCGAATGGTACCGCGGCATAGCGACGGATCGCAAAGTGGGATTTTTTCAAATCGGAGGAGGGATTGCAGGAGACTTTGCTATTTGCGCCGTCCCTTTGCTTATCCAAGACCTCGAGGAGGAAATCAATCGCTGGGCGTACTTCTGCCAAATCAGCGATGCCGAAACCAGTTACGGCGGTTACTCGGGAGCGGTACCCAATGAGAAGATCACTTGGAATAAACTGACGGTGGAAGCGCCCAAGTATATGATCCACAGCGACGCGTGCATCGTCGCACCACTCATCTTCGCTTACGTGCTCGGACAATAA
- a CDS encoding beta strand repeat-containing protein gives MKGESKKCQAKKRRILRTLQKRRKILLKCFFSSTLAVLASLSAHVAHAQSVWQNPVNGNWDVASNWSSLPVSSNTTQVVFNATGAESYATTNNIGPLILNRITVNNTGTGTVTIAGSATNTFTLAGADPQLDITGNALFSGLFAGAGTMRKTGTGTFIHNSNNSGFTGTLVIDQGTFVNSSTGIATTNFNPVSIVVNNGGTYQFGASTVGDPNLPNSTYITVNSGGTVNWQEGETFGGVNLNGGVVNLQQGSMTMSGATAQNWTNGSLIGGNFTVGGNTAINKTTAGTVTLGGNVSITTGTGRLNILDGTLSMLGASNLGTAAVRLGASDGTTAGTFDYQGTTATRAGAFTLQAGGGAIHVAKSGTELTLSGAFDGAGGLAKNGVGTLALTGGLSNTGLINIEQGTLVLAPTASNGGTIATAAAGGFTVGNDATLSIASGAGTGSLTVQSLNLSAPASTLQFGLDAAILPTTPLLVVAASDGLAAGGTLRVSNTQPMSLGSFTLIDYNGGAINSGFNLQLQGRTAGSLIYDTTNTRIDLNVTALSENVKWSGATNANWDVGTAANIGGTNNWRLETSLAATNFIQTDSVVFDDSASGNFAVNLQGAVAPSSVVVNNSSNNYTFQGTGSIAGSGTLTKSGTGTLVVATDNSQSGSVTLAGGTLQIGAGGTTGSLTNSSLNMSAGTTLAFDRTNEVSFAAPIALDGDATIRNNNSGVASLSGTVGLGANTLNLDGSGNLVFGATVSGTNTINKNGTGTVSFQGNSNSFTGTLNVNAGRFILQDVAGGDLGASGIVINNGGTFQFGVSATDNPDHPDSTFFTVNDGGTLDMRIGEQIGGVNLNGGTILFDGLGTNPGNINTNAAGTQSFTSGLLNGVGANQSTFGGVRVIEKTTSGTVTVQGNIALTSVTNILDGTVVLAGTQNLGNSAINLGGTSTTGTLEYGGGTASRSAAMTLNDGGGVVRVSNASSNLTLSGVVSGNGGLAKQGSGALTLSGNNTYTGATSVQSGSLIINGNQSTATGNLTVASGASLGGSGTIGGSTTISGSHTPGNSPGTQTFLAGLTYNTGADLSWELVANSNTGSGTNFDVINVTGGTLVINTGVTSNLVFNGTGSTVQWADAFWDTDRQWLVYANSAAPSLATNSVFGSINVSADSGNNSLASIRSAAGFSWGTVGNDIVLNYSAVPEPSSMILLGLAGGIGIGLRRRMKK, from the coding sequence ATGAAGGGCGAGAGCAAAAAGTGCCAAGCGAAAAAGCGTCGAATTCTTAGGACGCTTCAGAAACGCAGGAAAATCCTTCTGAAGTGCTTCTTTTCTAGCACCCTCGCGGTTCTAGCGTCGTTATCGGCCCACGTTGCTCATGCCCAAAGCGTGTGGCAGAACCCAGTAAACGGCAATTGGGATGTGGCGAGCAACTGGAGCTCCTTACCCGTTAGTTCGAACACCACTCAAGTGGTCTTCAACGCGACCGGAGCGGAGAGCTATGCAACGACCAATAACATTGGCCCCCTAATTCTCAACCGAATCACGGTCAATAACACAGGCACTGGCACCGTCACCATCGCGGGTTCGGCTACGAACACCTTTACTCTCGCGGGTGCCGATCCTCAGTTGGATATCACAGGAAATGCACTCTTTTCCGGTCTCTTCGCCGGTGCTGGCACCATGCGGAAAACGGGTACAGGAACGTTCATTCACAACAGCAATAACAGCGGATTTACTGGTACCCTCGTCATCGACCAAGGCACCTTCGTCAACAGCTCGACAGGGATTGCTACCACCAACTTCAACCCCGTCTCGATCGTCGTTAACAATGGTGGTACCTACCAATTCGGTGCTAGCACAGTTGGAGATCCGAATCTGCCCAACTCGACCTACATCACCGTCAATTCCGGCGGGACCGTCAATTGGCAGGAAGGGGAAACCTTTGGAGGTGTCAACCTGAACGGTGGTGTCGTCAACCTTCAACAGGGAAGTATGACGATGTCGGGAGCTACGGCTCAGAACTGGACGAACGGAAGCCTCATCGGAGGTAATTTTACGGTCGGCGGAAACACGGCTATCAATAAGACGACGGCCGGTACCGTTACCCTCGGAGGAAATGTCTCCATCACAACGGGAACGGGTCGCTTGAATATTCTCGATGGCACCTTGTCCATGCTCGGCGCATCGAATCTTGGAACCGCAGCAGTGAGATTGGGCGCAAGCGATGGAACGACAGCAGGCACATTCGACTATCAAGGTACGACAGCTACCCGTGCAGGAGCTTTCACTCTTCAGGCAGGAGGAGGCGCTATTCATGTTGCAAAGTCAGGAACTGAATTGACTTTAAGCGGTGCCTTCGATGGCGCAGGCGGCTTAGCAAAAAATGGCGTGGGAACCTTGGCTCTGACCGGTGGATTGTCCAACACAGGCCTGATCAACATTGAGCAAGGAACTTTGGTGTTGGCACCAACGGCTTCCAACGGAGGAACGATTGCAACCGCCGCGGCAGGGGGATTCACCGTCGGAAACGACGCCACCTTGTCGATAGCAAGCGGTGCTGGCACAGGTTCCCTAACAGTTCAGTCGCTGAACCTATCTGCTCCTGCGTCCACTCTCCAATTTGGACTCGACGCAGCGATCTTGCCCACCACACCTCTGCTAGTAGTCGCCGCATCGGATGGACTCGCCGCGGGTGGAACACTAAGGGTATCGAATACTCAGCCCATGTCGTTGGGTAGCTTTACTCTGATCGATTACAACGGGGGGGCCATCAATTCAGGATTCAATCTTCAATTGCAAGGCCGCACTGCAGGATCGCTCATCTATGACACGACCAACACAAGAATAGATCTCAACGTCACTGCCTTGAGCGAGAATGTAAAATGGAGCGGGGCAACCAACGCAAACTGGGACGTGGGCACCGCCGCCAACATCGGAGGCACGAACAACTGGCGATTGGAAACATCGCTGGCTGCCACCAATTTCATTCAAACCGATTCTGTTGTTTTCGATGATTCCGCATCCGGAAATTTCGCGGTCAACCTTCAAGGAGCGGTGGCTCCCAGCTCGGTGGTCGTGAATAACTCCTCCAATAACTACACTTTCCAAGGTACTGGATCCATTGCTGGATCAGGGACTTTGACGAAGTCCGGTACCGGCACCCTGGTTGTTGCCACAGACAACAGTCAAAGCGGTAGCGTCACGCTTGCAGGAGGTACACTGCAAATCGGAGCAGGTGGAACAACTGGCAGCCTTACCAATTCATCGTTGAACATGTCAGCTGGCACGACCTTAGCCTTTGATCGGACGAACGAGGTCAGTTTTGCTGCCCCTATTGCCTTGGATGGCGATGCAACCATCAGAAACAACAACAGCGGAGTCGCGTCCCTCTCGGGTACCGTTGGCCTCGGCGCGAATACGCTGAATTTGGACGGTTCCGGAAATCTGGTTTTTGGCGCAACAGTAAGCGGCACCAATACCATCAATAAAAACGGGACGGGAACGGTCAGCTTCCAAGGCAACAGCAACTCCTTCACGGGCACTCTCAATGTCAATGCCGGTCGCTTCATCCTTCAAGACGTAGCAGGAGGAGATCTCGGAGCATCGGGCATCGTGATCAACAACGGTGGAACCTTCCAATTCGGTGTGAGCGCTACGGACAATCCGGACCATCCAGACTCGACCTTCTTCACCGTCAACGACGGCGGGACTCTCGATATGCGCATCGGCGAACAAATCGGCGGTGTTAACTTGAATGGTGGAACGATTCTCTTTGATGGCCTAGGCACCAATCCAGGAAACATCAATACCAACGCCGCTGGGACGCAATCCTTCACTTCGGGATTGCTCAATGGTGTCGGTGCGAACCAATCGACGTTCGGAGGTGTTCGTGTTATCGAAAAAACGACCTCTGGGACCGTTACCGTACAAGGCAACATCGCTTTGACATCCGTGACCAACATCCTTGATGGCACCGTTGTCTTGGCGGGCACACAAAACCTGGGTAATAGCGCTATCAACCTTGGCGGTACCAGTACGACAGGTACCCTAGAATACGGCGGTGGTACTGCGTCCCGCTCCGCTGCAATGACCCTCAACGATGGGGGCGGCGTGGTGCGTGTCTCGAACGCATCGTCCAACCTGACGCTCTCGGGTGTCGTCAGTGGAAATGGCGGTTTGGCCAAGCAAGGATCTGGGGCTCTCACACTCTCTGGAAACAACACATACACCGGCGCGACAAGTGTTCAATCTGGTTCCCTGATCATCAACGGTAACCAATCGACCGCGACTGGAAACCTCACCGTAGCCTCCGGTGCATCGCTGGGTGGGTCTGGCACGATCGGTGGATCAACCACGATCTCAGGTTCTCACACGCCTGGAAATAGCCCAGGAACGCAAACGTTCTTGGCAGGCTTAACCTACAACACCGGTGCAGATCTTTCTTGGGAATTGGTGGCGAACTCCAACACCGGAAGCGGCACCAACTTCGACGTCATCAACGTGACCGGTGGAACGCTTGTCATCAACACCGGAGTCACTTCGAATCTGGTCTTCAACGGGACCGGTTCCACAGTCCAATGGGCCGATGCCTTCTGGGACACGGATCGCCAATGGTTGGTCTACGCCAATAGCGCTGCACCATCCCTAGCCACAAACTCCGTGTTTGGTAGCATCAATGTATCCGCAGATAGCGGAAACAACTCGCTCGCGAGCATTCGCTCGGCCGCAGGCTTCTCCTGGGGAACCGTTGGCAATGACATTGTTCTGAACTACAGCGCTGTTCCCGAGCCCAGCTCCATGATCCTCCTCGGCCTCGCAGGTGGCATCGGGATAGGCCTCCGAAGACGCATGAAGAAATAA
- a CDS encoding sigma-70 family RNA polymerase sigma factor, translating into MSSDPVASPHLPRVSSLLQKRNLEAFGKALEMYRPMLRDLVRDLDDPRLAAKVDVSDLVQQTFQDAVAGFDQLRANRTSQFFVWIRTLLFNNLYAAKRKFLATQKRNIAVECSISEDSALFRAIADPTMDPERDILTEELLSQLDEAVRNLPEAVQTVLKWRYEEGLTFKEIGERVDRTEDSVRMLVTRCLKNLRATVFGGESDQLALG; encoded by the coding sequence TTGTCGTCCGATCCCGTTGCTTCACCGCATTTGCCGCGTGTCAGTAGTCTGCTGCAGAAACGAAACCTCGAAGCTTTTGGTAAGGCGCTCGAGATGTATCGTCCCATGCTGCGAGACCTCGTTCGCGATCTTGACGATCCTCGCTTAGCCGCCAAGGTCGATGTTTCCGATTTGGTGCAGCAGACATTTCAAGATGCGGTTGCCGGCTTTGATCAGTTGCGAGCCAACCGAACGTCTCAGTTTTTTGTTTGGATTCGGACACTGCTTTTCAACAATCTCTATGCGGCGAAGCGGAAATTTTTGGCGACACAAAAGAGAAATATCGCCGTAGAGTGTTCGATTTCCGAAGACTCTGCTCTCTTTCGAGCGATCGCGGATCCCACTATGGATCCCGAGCGAGACATCCTCACCGAAGAACTTCTAAGCCAACTCGATGAAGCGGTTCGCAATTTGCCAGAAGCAGTGCAAACCGTATTGAAGTGGCGCTACGAAGAGGGCCTTACTTTCAAAGAAATCGGTGAGCGAGTCGATCGAACGGAGGATTCGGTGCGAATGCTTGTTACGCGCTGTTTGAAGAACCTCCGAGCGACCGTTTTTGGCGGTGAAAGCGATCAGTTGGCCCTGGGATAA
- the dnaN gene encoding DNA polymerase III subunit beta translates to MKIVCNREKFQSAYQIAAAVAPIRSPKEILINVKLDARGDKAVLMATDSEAGIRLEMDDVEIAVPGVALLPLQRVGNILRECSDEVLTIELTENSLDIRGDHSEFHLPKINPDEFPSVTPFQESAYYEVPARLFKELVKRTVFATDVESTRYQLGGVLFEMEDDQITTVATDGRRLACMHGKGVAIGGFKNSGNSTIVPTKTLQLMERSISDGDDLVCIAARANDILIRTNRCTIFSRLVEGRYPNWKQVMPSREGRTRIDGLAGPFFTAIRQASIVADTESRGVDFTFGNGTLVVAARAADIGQSRIEIPISYDGESINITMDYRYVMDFFKVLDPDKAFALEVRSNAEPALFSTDDGYTYVVMPMARQ, encoded by the coding sequence ATGAAGATCGTTTGCAACCGAGAAAAATTCCAAAGCGCCTACCAGATTGCGGCGGCTGTGGCCCCGATTCGATCCCCCAAAGAGATCTTGATCAATGTGAAACTGGACGCGCGCGGCGACAAAGCCGTGCTGATGGCTACCGACTCCGAAGCGGGCATTCGATTGGAAATGGACGATGTCGAGATTGCGGTTCCCGGCGTCGCTTTGTTACCCCTGCAGCGAGTTGGCAACATCCTCCGAGAGTGCAGCGATGAAGTATTGACCATCGAACTTACGGAAAATTCTCTCGACATCCGAGGGGACCACTCGGAATTCCATCTGCCCAAGATCAATCCCGATGAGTTCCCCAGCGTCACTCCCTTTCAAGAATCCGCGTACTACGAAGTCCCAGCTAGACTCTTCAAGGAGTTAGTAAAACGAACGGTGTTCGCAACCGATGTCGAGAGCACCCGATATCAACTCGGAGGCGTTCTCTTCGAAATGGAGGACGACCAAATCACGACGGTTGCAACCGATGGCCGCCGACTAGCCTGCATGCACGGCAAAGGTGTCGCGATCGGAGGCTTCAAAAATAGCGGAAACTCGACAATCGTACCAACGAAGACGTTGCAGTTGATGGAACGATCCATCTCGGATGGAGACGATCTCGTCTGCATCGCAGCTCGCGCCAACGATATTCTCATCCGAACCAATCGATGCACCATCTTCTCGCGACTCGTGGAGGGGCGTTATCCCAACTGGAAACAAGTCATGCCAAGTCGTGAGGGCCGCACCAGAATCGATGGATTGGCGGGCCCGTTCTTCACAGCGATTCGTCAAGCTTCGATTGTGGCCGACACCGAATCCCGCGGCGTCGACTTCACCTTCGGCAATGGCACACTGGTCGTCGCAGCGAGGGCTGCCGATATCGGCCAATCCCGTATCGAGATTCCGATCTCGTACGATGGCGAATCGATCAATATCACGATGGATTACCGCTACGTAATGGATTTCTTCAAAGTGCTGGATCCGGACAAGGCGTTCGCACTCGAGGTTCGCAGCAATGCAGAACCGGCATTGTTTTCGACCGACGACGGATACACCTACGTCGTTATGCCGATGGCCCGACAATAA
- a CDS encoding serine/threonine protein kinase — MTSDPAHCDTQLIREIQSWIDQPNRALPSQTLDEKACWDLLDRSTAHVESSDADHSTRAFSGRDTTSTTTATPSNPETNTSRPSVRSPIPATRRYEPERFLGAGGFGVVIQAKDTLLGRDVAIKMIRPSRANQPSLQHRFIREARAVASLVHPGIVQVYETGTIDGQPFLAGELVDGPNLAQFLEQTNNSLSPTQSAWLVQQIAVAVQYAHSRGILHRDLKPSNILLAPADKETTQGIGFVPKLTDFGLAKRFGAQGDFTVDVSTESVAVGTIRYMSPEQVREKHQDVTNRSDIFSLGIILYQLTTGRMPFDGDSFFEISEKICRHSPERPRTWKPTTPRDLDAVILKCLNKAPDDRYQTAAELANDLDRWMKGVPVEATKPSLAKTIRYWARTSPRTLAVTSIVLATIIVAFIAINTSWLRERMAHERAEKSLKLTLDAIDNILFPMTEKFNEGLTITRQDHETILMNTIAFNEAYLRVNPDDLQALHRLSIAHHYCAHDYSHMNRMDDANKHRKASLEILKNLTRVDKDRAHQSKYLYQIFFGYLQLSDYYYDADIEKRNQVRYEYLIQAKHFLDRSLELDPDNLDYQEARLELNFQLSFVDRHKSEESTARLNENIVESVALWKKQPTQPRYLKHALMAKRVLAILAFHRSEFDLADKLFDEACEIEELAYPPDAPGTWILHYRFINSYHRALVSYCAGNMDDFGRYAQDVRNYYDQCIALPLDKEFFAPYRLGVLYLMQKAYEHIGNQTEFNDLTAQIDSIEPMIGPGPELDTAAWIHKMLVTQKPSEATPF, encoded by the coding sequence ATGACATCCGATCCAGCGCATTGCGACACCCAACTCATCCGGGAGATCCAGTCCTGGATCGACCAGCCCAATCGGGCACTCCCATCGCAAACTCTCGATGAAAAAGCCTGCTGGGATCTTCTCGATCGGTCGACCGCGCATGTGGAAAGTTCCGATGCGGACCACTCCACGCGTGCTTTCTCCGGACGCGATACGACAAGTACAACGACCGCGACGCCATCCAATCCTGAAACCAATACCAGTCGGCCCTCCGTCCGTTCCCCTATTCCAGCGACTCGACGATACGAACCCGAACGCTTTCTCGGCGCCGGAGGCTTCGGGGTCGTGATCCAAGCCAAAGATACACTGCTGGGACGCGATGTTGCCATCAAAATGATCCGACCATCCCGGGCAAACCAACCCTCGCTCCAACACCGATTTATTCGAGAAGCGAGAGCAGTAGCATCCTTGGTACATCCAGGGATTGTTCAAGTCTATGAGACGGGCACGATCGACGGACAACCCTTTCTGGCCGGCGAATTGGTAGACGGGCCAAACCTAGCCCAGTTCCTGGAACAAACAAACAACTCCCTCTCCCCCACGCAATCGGCTTGGCTCGTCCAACAGATCGCGGTGGCCGTCCAGTACGCCCACTCGCGCGGGATTCTTCACCGGGACCTGAAACCGAGCAACATTCTTCTAGCTCCCGCGGACAAGGAAACGACTCAGGGGATAGGTTTTGTTCCGAAACTCACCGACTTCGGACTTGCAAAACGCTTTGGTGCTCAAGGGGATTTCACGGTCGATGTCAGCACCGAGTCCGTGGCCGTCGGAACCATTCGATACATGTCGCCCGAACAAGTTCGCGAGAAACACCAGGACGTCACCAACAGATCCGATATTTTTTCGCTCGGCATCATCCTTTATCAGCTAACAACAGGACGCATGCCTTTCGACGGCGATTCCTTCTTCGAGATCTCGGAGAAGATTTGTCGGCATTCTCCAGAGCGCCCTCGAACGTGGAAACCGACTACCCCACGCGATCTAGATGCCGTGATTCTCAAGTGCTTGAACAAGGCACCTGATGATCGATATCAAACGGCTGCGGAGCTAGCGAATGATCTCGATCGATGGATGAAAGGCGTTCCGGTCGAAGCGACCAAGCCATCGCTCGCGAAAACGATCCGCTACTGGGCCAGGACTTCTCCCCGTACACTAGCCGTAACCTCAATCGTTCTCGCAACAATCATCGTCGCCTTCATCGCGATCAACACCTCCTGGCTTCGCGAGAGAATGGCACACGAACGTGCCGAAAAAAGTCTCAAACTAACCTTGGATGCGATCGATAACATCCTCTTTCCAATGACCGAGAAGTTCAATGAAGGATTGACGATCACACGTCAAGATCATGAAACCATCCTCATGAACACGATCGCCTTCAATGAAGCGTATTTGCGGGTCAACCCAGACGACTTGCAAGCCCTGCACCGGCTAAGCATCGCGCATCATTACTGCGCGCACGATTACTCCCATATGAACCGAATGGACGATGCAAACAAACATCGAAAGGCCTCGCTAGAAATACTGAAAAACTTAACTCGCGTGGACAAAGACCGAGCCCACCAGAGCAAATACTTATACCAAATCTTTTTTGGTTACCTGCAGCTTAGCGACTACTACTACGATGCGGATATTGAAAAGAGGAACCAAGTCCGCTACGAGTATTTGATCCAAGCAAAGCACTTTTTAGATCGAAGCTTGGAACTCGATCCAGATAATCTGGATTACCAAGAAGCCCGGTTGGAGCTGAACTTCCAATTGTCGTTTGTCGATCGTCACAAATCCGAGGAATCGACAGCTCGACTCAATGAGAATATCGTGGAATCGGTCGCGCTTTGGAAAAAACAACCTACACAACCGCGCTACCTTAAACACGCGCTCATGGCGAAAAGAGTGCTCGCCATTTTGGCCTTTCATCGCAGTGAATTCGATCTAGCAGACAAACTCTTTGACGAGGCGTGTGAGATAGAGGAGTTGGCCTACCCGCCTGACGCTCCGGGAACCTGGATTCTCCACTATCGCTTCATCAACAGTTACCACCGAGCCCTCGTCAGTTATTGCGCAGGCAATATGGACGACTTCGGCAGGTATGCCCAGGATGTAAGGAACTATTACGACCAGTGCATCGCGCTCCCGCTCGATAAGGAATTCTTCGCGCCCTACCGACTGGGAGTTCTCTACTTAATGCAGAAAGCCTACGAACACATTGGCAATCAAACCGAATTCAATGACCTCACCGCGCAGATCGACTCGATCGAACCCATGATTGGACCTGGCCCCGAGTTGGACACCGCTGCTTGGATTCACAAAATGCTTGTGACCCAAAAACCCTCCGAAGCGACGCCGTTTTAG